A part of Scytonema millei VB511283 genomic DNA contains:
- a CDS encoding ParB N-terminal domain-containing protein, with protein MTKVQEIPLNQIRRPLPRENDQQKVKALMESIQEIGQQEPIDVLEVEGQYYGFSGCHRYEACQRLGKETILARVRKAPRAVLKMHMA; from the coding sequence ATGACAAAAGTACAAGAGATTCCCTTGAATCAGATTCGGCGACCTTTGCCACGGGAGAACGACCAGCAGAAGGTTAAAGCATTAATGGAATCAATTCAAGAGATCGGACAGCAAGAGCCAATTGACGTACTGGAAGTGGAAGGACAATACTACGGTTTCTCTGGCTGCCATCGTTACGAAGCTTGTCAGCGTTTGGGGAAAGAAACAATCCTTGCCAGAGTGCGCAAGGCTCCCCGTGCAGTT